One window of Helicobacter winghamensis ATCC BAA-430 genomic DNA carries:
- the lpoB gene encoding penicillin-binding protein activator LpoB, whose protein sequence is MKKLFLSLSVAGAIVLTGCATGSGGVNYSSGVTGSPSKGQSLSLGIDAVDIENTAEKMLDKLYSAPFIKSLNPKNRYSIKIDGVKNDTTIRLDTRELTSYIEEAVLNRGFFVVTGAEGQDAIDLASEREDLRDNAEFDQRTIAKSGTIKGRDYILQGRILSRNTKLENGKTHIDYTYMMTLVDATNGMKVWSGRERISKDNKK, encoded by the coding sequence ATGAAAAAACTTTTCTTATCTCTTAGTGTAGCAGGAGCTATTGTTTTAACAGGTTGCGCAACAGGCAGCGGGGGCGTCAATTACTCAAGCGGTGTTACAGGCAGTCCTAGCAAAGGGCAAAGTCTTAGTTTAGGCATTGATGCTGTTGATATTGAAAACACAGCAGAAAAAATGCTCGACAAACTTTACAGCGCACCTTTTATAAAATCTCTAAATCCTAAAAACCGTTATTCCATCAAAATTGATGGCGTGAAAAATGACACAACAATTCGTCTTGACACAAGAGAACTAACTAGCTACATTGAAGAAGCCGTTCTTAATCGTGGATTTTTTGTAGTAACTGGAGCAGAAGGACAAGATGCTATTGATCTTGCAAGTGAGCGCGAAGATTTACGCGATAATGCTGAATTTGATCAAAGAACAATCGCAAAAAGCGGAACAATCAAGGGACGCGATTACATTCTACAAGGACGCATTCTATCACGCAACACAAAGCTAGAAAATGGGAAAACACATATAGATTATACCTATATGATGACACTAGTCGATGCTACAAATGGCATGAAAGTATGGAGTGGTCGCGAAAGAATCAGCAAAGACAACAAAAAATAA
- a CDS encoding YcfL family protein has translation MLSRFVVRILLPIFGTLVFFGCAQSAQQAILKKKYQNYVYATDFDTSQISAFSIRENPTSGLIEFFLEISPTSTKQLLYKLEWLDKDDFSLNNIQDDFKMIQLNDGYVIKIKHSANHKKAKSVKIYLKGN, from the coding sequence ATGTTGAGTCGTTTTGTTGTAAGAATACTTCTTCCAATTTTTGGAACACTTGTGTTTTTTGGCTGTGCTCAATCAGCACAGCAGGCTATTCTTAAGAAAAAATATCAGAATTATGTTTATGCAACAGATTTTGATACCAGTCAAATTAGTGCATTTTCCATCAGAGAGAACCCAACTAGTGGGTTGATTGAATTTTTTTTAGAAATCTCTCCAACTTCTACAAAACAACTCTTGTATAAGTTGGAATGGCTAGATAAAGATGATTTTAGTCTAAACAACATTCAAGATGACTTCAAAATGATTCAATTAAATGATGGATATGTTATCAAGATCAAACACTCAGCAAATCACAAAAAAGCAAAGAGTGTAAAAATTTATCTTAAAGGAAATTAA
- a CDS encoding HyaD/HybD family hydrogenase maturation endopeptidase has protein sequence MKILILGIGNILFGDEGIGVHLSNLLKLNYKFSGEHSVDIIDGGTMAQHLIPLISEYDSVLIIDSIDANDAKVGDVYFFDFNAIPNAITWAGSAHEVEMLQTLQMIEMLGDLPPTKILGIKPFIIGENTTFDLTQEVLQGAKLMEAQVIKHLEALGVKAQKIDNRDLQEIARFSYRGYE, from the coding sequence TTGAAAATACTAATCTTAGGCATAGGCAATATTCTCTTTGGCGATGAAGGAATAGGCGTGCATTTATCCAATCTTTTAAAGCTTAACTATAAGTTTAGTGGGGAACATTCTGTGGATATTATTGATGGTGGAACAATGGCACAGCACCTAATTCCTCTAATATCAGAATACGATTCTGTGCTTATTATAGATTCCATTGATGCAAACGATGCCAAAGTTGGCGATGTATATTTTTTTGACTTCAATGCTATTCCAAATGCCATTACTTGGGCAGGAAGTGCGCACGAAGTGGAAATGCTACAAACTTTACAAATGATTGAAATGCTAGGCGATTTACCACCAACAAAAATTCTAGGAATCAAGCCCTTTATCATTGGTGAAAATACAACTTTTGATTTAACGCAAGAAGTTTTACAAGGTGCGAAACTAATGGAAGCTCAAGTAATCAAGCACCTAGAAGCACTTGGCGTAAAGGCACAAAAGATAGATAACAGAGATTTGCAAGAGATTGCACGCTTTTCTTATAGGGGCTATGAATGA
- a CDS encoding DUF6844 domain-containing protein, with protein MKKIFISSILAASLLYAENEGAKQEEIIDAPKTEQSVTKPKQQDMSTVLTRSKRDLKKKLKKQGIVGEVYTAKASIDAKPDDPQYYDYLANAYSEALLRLKANVILSKSGSMAAQEALSFYQKTVPANKQDKELLSKAQAKMDELQEEANTEAFYAGLIDTAANLVDAAAKTYLGAENVTGNLANDAKKAAGVDTKTLSAKEKDTVFKKSLSQDVIKQAGDSIAGLIPYENIILTDSKEGEIQIGVLAYTTERSQQLARDLKQGYQSKKTANTAQCKNPDDISDSFDNNELLSKFGIKYFYNEECTPRALWHLALIVL; from the coding sequence ATGAAAAAAATTTTCATTTCATCAATTCTCGCAGCGTCATTATTGTATGCCGAAAATGAAGGTGCAAAGCAAGAAGAAATCATAGATGCCCCAAAAACAGAGCAAAGTGTTACAAAGCCCAAACAGCAAGATATGTCCACAGTGCTTACTCGCTCTAAAAGAGATCTTAAAAAGAAATTAAAGAAACAAGGTATCGTTGGTGAAGTATATACCGCTAAAGCAAGCATTGATGCAAAACCTGATGATCCGCAATATTACGACTATTTAGCCAATGCTTATTCGGAAGCATTATTACGCCTAAAAGCAAATGTTATTTTGTCAAAATCTGGCAGTATGGCAGCGCAAGAAGCATTGAGTTTTTATCAAAAAACAGTGCCAGCAAACAAACAAGACAAAGAACTATTAAGCAAAGCGCAAGCCAAAATGGATGAACTCCAAGAAGAAGCAAACACTGAAGCATTTTATGCTGGATTAATTGATACAGCAGCAAATCTCGTTGATGCTGCAGCTAAAACCTATTTAGGAGCTGAAAATGTCACAGGAAATTTAGCCAATGATGCTAAAAAAGCAGCAGGAGTGGACACCAAAACACTATCCGCCAAAGAAAAGGATACTGTCTTTAAAAAATCTCTTTCGCAAGATGTTATTAAACAGGCTGGAGACAGCATTGCTGGTTTAATTCCTTATGAAAATATCATACTAACAGATAGCAAAGAAGGAGAAATTCAAATTGGAGTTCTTGCCTACACCACAGAGAGATCTCAACAGCTTGCTAGAGATTTAAAACAAGGCTATCAATCCAAAAAGACTGCCAATACAGCACAATGTAAAAATCCGGACGACATATCGGACTCTTTTGATAATAATGAGCTGCTATCTAAATTCGGTATTAAATATTTTTATAACGAAGAATGCACACCTAGAGCATTATGGCATTTGGCTTTGATAGTTTTGTGA